One window from the genome of Candidatus Cloacimonadota bacterium encodes:
- a CDS encoding 2-oxoacid:ferredoxin oxidoreductase subunit beta, with product MQNNEPKHPMEQYLRMDRMPHIWCSSCGLGSVVTAFMKGMKRAGIDLNKVVVVSGIGCTGRVAGYVKLDSYHTTHGRAIPFATGLKMANRDLTVAVISGDGDLFAIGGNHLIHAARRNLDLNVICVNNFIYGMTGGQNAPTTPLEAYSSTAPYGNYEHPFNLVGLAAAAGASYVARWTALHLQRIQDSVEVMANKKGFCFMEIVSPCSTVFARKNKGGTGLDLLQEYKQRAIIDHSANPTEIPLDMDGEMVCGVFVNEEKLTFWENVQKGISRKVKRHPLYVEDKKTQY from the coding sequence ATGCAAAATAATGAACCGAAACATCCAATGGAACAATATCTGCGAATGGATAGAATGCCGCACATCTGGTGTTCATCATGCGGATTGGGAAGTGTTGTTACCGCTTTTATGAAAGGAATGAAAAGAGCAGGAATAGATCTGAATAAAGTTGTTGTTGTCTCTGGAATCGGTTGTACCGGACGTGTGGCAGGTTATGTAAAATTGGATTCTTATCATACTACTCACGGACGAGCAATTCCTTTTGCCACAGGTTTAAAAATGGCCAATCGCGATCTTACAGTTGCTGTAATTTCCGGCGATGGTGACCTTTTTGCAATTGGTGGTAATCATCTAATCCATGCTGCTAGAAGGAATCTGGATTTAAATGTTATCTGTGTCAATAATTTTATCTATGGTATGACTGGTGGGCAGAATGCTCCGACTACACCTTTGGAAGCGTATAGTTCTACAGCTCCTTATGGAAATTATGAACACCCTTTCAATTTGGTTGGTCTTGCTGCTGCTGCCGGAGCTTCTTATGTTGCTCGCTGGACGGCACTTCATCTGCAGCGAATTCAGGATTCTGTAGAAGTGATGGCGAATAAAAAAGGTTTTTGTTTTATGGAAATCGTATCACCATGTTCGACGGTTTTTGCTCGCAAGAACAAGGGCGGAACAGGATTAGATCTACTTCAGGAATATAAGCAAAGAGCTATTATCGACCACAGTGCAAATCCCACAGAAATTCCTTTGGATATGGATGGAGAAATGGTTTGTGGTGTGTTTGTTAATGAAGAAAAATTAACTTTCTGGGAAAACGTACAAAAGGGAATTTCCCGCAAAGTTAAAAGACATCCACTTTATGTGGAAGATAAAAAAACACAATATTAG
- a CDS encoding 2-oxoacid:acceptor oxidoreductase family protein encodes MDNSHKKETNLTTELRVKISGFGGQGIILSSFIVGQAATIFDGKQASMTQSYGPEARGGACSSQVIISDNEVDYPMVDEADVLIAMSQESYDKFIGILKDKGILLYDSDLVKNLQPPKNLTVKSIPATRLAEELGKKIVANIVMLGFATAQAKVATYEAMKSAIKKSVPAKFTELNMKAFQIGYDYKGD; translated from the coding sequence ATGGATAATTCACATAAAAAAGAAACTAACCTGACGACTGAATTACGAGTTAAAATTTCCGGATTCGGTGGTCAGGGTATCATTCTTTCTTCATTCATCGTGGGGCAGGCGGCGACCATTTTTGATGGCAAACAAGCTTCCATGACGCAGTCATATGGGCCAGAAGCTCGTGGAGGTGCTTGCAGCTCACAGGTAATTATTTCTGATAATGAAGTTGATTATCCTATGGTTGATGAAGCCGATGTGCTGATCGCTATGAGCCAGGAAAGTTACGATAAGTTTATAGGCATCCTGAAAGATAAAGGTATCTTACTTTATGATAGTGATTTGGTGAAAAATCTGCAACCGCCAAAAAATCTAACAGTAAAATCGATACCGGCAACTCGACTGGCAGAAGAACTCGGTAAAAAGATCGTGGCAAATATTGTGATGCTGGGATTCGCTACTGCTCAAGCCAAAGTTGCTACTTACGAAGCTATGAAAAGTGCGATCAAAAAATCAGTTCCTGCCAAATTTACCGAACTGAATATGAAAGCTTTCCAAATTGGTTACGATTATAAGGGAGATTGA
- a CDS encoding 2-oxoacid:acceptor oxidoreductase subunit alpha, with amino-acid sequence MVCAKISVPILQSSLSERRTKLKQSNLHGEFFLQGNVACAEAAVSAGCRFFGGYPITPASEIAERMAFRLPQVGGAFVQFEDEIGSMASILGASWAGVKSMTASSGPGISLMLENIGLGIMMEAPCVIVNVQRGSPSTGLPTSWGQSDMMQARFGSHGDYGVIALAPKSPQEYFDLTVKAFNFSEKYRLPVFVMSDAVVGHMTEKVVIPPVEELEIIDRKYTDKKPEDYHPYEIKKGDWVPDFAKAGDGYLYHSTGLTHDHRGYPDMSEKCHVQLVNRLIDKIKKNIDDISMVEERDLEGADVIVVSYGITSRTVVPGINLAKKKGIKVGYLRLITVWPFPEQKIRDLAKKVKGFVVPEINMGQVVIDVERCAGCVKTISVPHPGGGLHKPEDIARAIEEVAYAK; translated from the coding sequence ATGGTTTGTGCGAAAATATCTGTCCCGATTCTGCAATCTTCATTATCCGAAAGGAGGACAAAGTTGAAACAGAGTAATTTACATGGAGAGTTTTTTCTACAGGGTAATGTTGCTTGTGCCGAAGCTGCAGTATCTGCAGGTTGTCGTTTCTTTGGTGGATATCCCATCACTCCAGCCTCAGAAATTGCTGAAAGAATGGCATTTCGACTACCACAAGTAGGAGGAGCATTCGTTCAGTTCGAAGATGAGATCGGATCCATGGCTTCCATTCTGGGAGCATCCTGGGCTGGCGTAAAATCGATGACAGCAAGTTCCGGACCCGGAATTTCTTTGATGCTTGAGAATATCGGTTTGGGAATTATGATGGAAGCTCCTTGCGTTATCGTAAATGTGCAGCGAGGATCACCTTCTACAGGATTGCCAACATCCTGGGGACAATCGGACATGATGCAGGCCAGATTTGGATCGCATGGAGATTATGGTGTTATTGCTTTAGCTCCCAAATCCCCACAGGAATATTTCGATCTGACTGTGAAAGCATTCAATTTTTCCGAAAAATATCGTTTACCGGTATTTGTGATGTCGGATGCGGTGGTTGGTCATATGACGGAAAAAGTTGTAATTCCTCCGGTAGAAGAATTAGAAATTATCGACCGAAAATACACAGATAAAAAACCGGAAGATTATCATCCTTATGAAATAAAAAAAGGCGATTGGGTTCCCGATTTTGCCAAAGCAGGTGATGGTTATCTTTATCATTCAACCGGTCTCACACACGATCATCGCGGCTATCCCGACATGAGTGAAAAATGTCATGTGCAACTTGTGAATCGTCTTATCGATAAGATCAAGAAGAACATCGATGACATAAGTATGGTAGAAGAAAGAGACCTGGAAGGAGCGGATGTGATTGTTGTTTCCTATGGAATAACTTCCAGAACTGTGGTTCCCGGTATCAATCTGGCAAAGAAGAAGGGCATTAAAGTTGGTTATCTGCGATTGATAACTGTTTGGCCTTTCCCGGAACAGAAAATCCGTGATCTGGCAAAAAAAGTCAAAGGTTTCGTGGTTCCTGAAATAAACATGGGACAAGTTGTCATCGATGTGGAAAGATGTGCAGGTTGTGTAAAAACGATTTCTGTTCCCCATCCTGGTGGAGGACTTCACAAACCCGAAGATATAGCCAGAGCTATAGAAGAGGTGGCTTATGCAAAATAA
- a CDS encoding 4Fe-4S dicluster domain-containing protein, with translation MFTEISRKEIKNELVQKLHEISGQDVFDCYQCGNCSSGCPVVDYMDINPNQVLRLAQYGKIQDILESETIWVCSTCLQCSSRCPKGIDVAKLMEAFRTINLRAGLGIVDPRKLDVENKDELPPILLVCAMRKLTG, from the coding sequence ATGTTCACAGAAATTTCCAGAAAAGAAATAAAAAATGAATTAGTACAGAAACTCCACGAAATTTCGGGTCAGGATGTGTTCGACTGCTATCAATGCGGAAATTGTTCATCCGGCTGTCCGGTAGTAGATTATATGGATATCAATCCCAATCAGGTTTTACGATTAGCTCAGTATGGAAAAATTCAGGATATCCTGGAAAGCGAAACTATCTGGGTTTGTTCCACTTGCCTGCAATGTTCCTCACGTTGTCCTAAAGGCATCGATGTAGCAAAACTGATGGAAGCCTTCCGAACTATAAATTTGCGGGCAGGTTTGGGAATTGTAGATCCCAGGAAATTGGACGTGGAAAATAAAGATGAATTGCCTCCCATTCTTTTGGTGTGCGCAATGAGAAAACTAACAGGTTAA
- a CDS encoding CoB--CoM heterodisulfide reductase iron-sulfur subunit B family protein, with amino-acid sequence MKLPYYPGCTLKANAKHFEDSAKEALEKLDYQLEEMKDWVCCGTVFSMSSDDLMLQLSSIRNLLRAEKQDLKELVAMCSMCYNTLKQSKDFVENDPDNLDKVNKFMYMEEAEYQGTVEIYHLLSILQQRIKFENIKEKVSNPLKGLKVGAYYGCLLVRPQKYAIDDFEDPSIMENLIETLGAEPIDYIYKLECCGAYQTLTKKDVSVMRVYEILQSARNAGCDAIMTSCPLCAYNLDFLQKEIEKQHTDFNKIPVFYFTELMSVALGASWKKAWTKQHDVNPEPLLIEKKLI; translated from the coding sequence ATGAAATTACCTTATTATCCTGGCTGTACACTAAAAGCAAATGCCAAGCATTTTGAGGATTCTGCAAAAGAAGCTTTGGAAAAACTGGATTATCAGCTGGAGGAAATGAAAGATTGGGTTTGCTGTGGAACTGTATTTTCCATGAGCAGCGACGATCTGATGCTGCAGCTTTCTTCCATTCGCAATTTGCTGAGAGCCGAAAAACAGGATTTAAAAGAATTGGTAGCCATGTGCAGCATGTGCTACAATACACTTAAGCAATCAAAAGATTTTGTGGAAAACGATCCTGATAATCTGGATAAAGTAAATAAATTTATGTATATGGAAGAAGCAGAATATCAGGGAACGGTGGAAATTTATCATCTGCTTTCCATTTTGCAGCAGCGCATAAAGTTTGAAAATATCAAAGAAAAAGTGTCAAATCCGCTGAAAGGCTTGAAAGTTGGAGCTTATTACGGCTGTCTGCTGGTGCGTCCTCAGAAATATGCTATCGACGATTTTGAAGATCCCTCCATCATGGAAAACCTGATCGAAACTCTGGGTGCAGAACCGATTGATTATATTTATAAATTGGAATGCTGTGGTGCATATCAAACGCTAACAAAGAAAGATGTTAGCGTGATGCGAGTTTATGAGATTCTGCAATCAGCACGGAATGCCGGTTGTGATGCCATTATGACCAGCTGTCCGCTTTGTGCTTACAATCTTGACTTCCTGCAGAAAGAAATAGAAAAGCAGCATACCGATTTCAACAAAATTCCTGTTTTCTATTTTACAGAATTAATGTCTGTTGCCCTGGGAGCAAGTTGGAAAAAAGCATGGACTAAGCAGCACGATGTGAATCCCGAGCCGCTTTTGATAGAGAAAAAATTGATATGA